A region of Candidatus Rokuibacteriota bacterium DNA encodes the following proteins:
- a CDS encoding ABC transporter ATP-binding protein has translation MRDGGILEVRDLVKHFPVGGGGLFGRRVGLVRAVDGVSFAIRKGETLGLVGESGCGKTTTGRCILQLDRPTAGQVLFEGRNLTGMSDPELRPVRRRIQVIFQDPYSSLNPRMTVGQIVGEPMMVHGIVPERRRRAERVAELLSVVGLLPAHAHRYPHELSGGQRQRVGIARALAMEPSFVVCDEPVSALDVSIQAQIINLLEELQERFGLTYLFVAHDLSVVRHISDRVAVMYLGKIMEIADRQALYEDPLHPYTKALLSAVPIPDPEVEARREHIVLGGEVPSPLNPPSGCVFHPRCPMAIDDCRRVVPELREVKPGHWAACIRV, from the coding sequence GTGCGGGACGGCGGCATCCTCGAGGTCCGGGACCTAGTCAAGCACTTTCCTGTCGGCGGGGGTGGGCTGTTCGGGCGCCGCGTCGGCTTGGTGCGGGCGGTGGACGGGGTCAGCTTCGCGATCCGCAAGGGAGAGACCCTGGGGCTCGTGGGCGAGTCCGGCTGCGGCAAGACGACCACGGGACGGTGCATCCTCCAGCTCGATCGGCCGACCGCCGGCCAGGTCCTCTTTGAGGGCCGTAACCTCACGGGCATGAGCGACCCTGAGCTGCGCCCGGTCCGCCGGCGGATCCAGGTGATCTTCCAGGACCCTTACAGTTCGCTCAACCCGCGGATGACGGTGGGCCAGATCGTCGGCGAGCCGATGATGGTCCACGGGATCGTGCCCGAACGGCGGCGCCGCGCCGAGCGGGTGGCCGAGTTGCTCTCGGTGGTGGGGCTCCTGCCGGCTCACGCCCACCGGTACCCGCACGAGCTGTCCGGCGGTCAGCGCCAGCGGGTCGGGATCGCCCGCGCGTTGGCGATGGAGCCCTCGTTCGTCGTCTGCGATGAGCCCGTCTCGGCGCTCGACGTCTCCATCCAGGCCCAGATCATCAACCTGCTGGAGGAGCTCCAGGAGCGCTTCGGCCTCACCTACCTCTTCGTCGCCCATGACCTGTCGGTGGTCCGCCACATCTCCGACCGGGTCGCGGTGATGTACCTCGGCAAGATCATGGAGATCGCCGACCGCCAGGCCCTCTACGAAGACCCCCTCCACCCGTACACCAAAGCGCTCCTCTCGGCAGTGCCGATTCCGGACCCCGAGGTGGAAGCCCGGCGCGAGCACATCGTCCTCGGCGGAGAGGTGCCGAGCCCGTTGAATCCGCCTTCGGGGTGTGTCTTTCACCCCCGGTGCCCGATGGCGATCGACGACTGCCGGCGTGTCGTCCCCGAGCTCCGGGAGGTGAAGCCGGGGCACTGGGCCGCTTGCATCCGCGTGTAA
- a CDS encoding ABC transporter ATP-binding protein: protein MLLEVRDLRTYFFTGAGIVPAVDGVSYDVKEGETVALVGESGCGKTVSALSIMRLVAAPAGRIVSGQILFKGQDLLALDEEPMRKIRGREIAMVFQEPMTSLNPVLSIGRQLTEALEIHLGMTPQQAEQRAVELLATVGIPDPERRLVQYPHQFSGGMRQRMMIAMALSCSPSLILADEPTTALDVTIQAQILELMKDLSRRLGVAMVIITHNLGVVARYADRVNVMYAGKMIEQGSAREVYANPRHPYTLGLLRSVPRLDEPRRAKLNPIDGQPPDLMRLPPGCAFAPRCRYAIARCRSEVPPLLRVADAHLSACWVAETLGVEARV, encoded by the coding sequence CCCGGCGGTGGACGGTGTCTCCTACGACGTGAAGGAGGGGGAAACCGTCGCGCTGGTCGGCGAATCGGGCTGCGGCAAGACAGTGAGCGCGCTCAGCATCATGCGGCTCGTCGCCGCGCCGGCGGGCCGCATCGTCAGCGGCCAGATCCTCTTCAAGGGGCAGGACCTGCTCGCTCTGGACGAAGAGCCCATGCGGAAGATCCGCGGGCGGGAGATCGCTATGGTCTTCCAGGAGCCGATGACCTCGCTGAACCCGGTCCTCTCCATCGGCCGCCAGCTCACCGAGGCGCTGGAAATCCACCTCGGGATGACGCCGCAACAGGCCGAGCAGCGCGCCGTGGAGCTGCTCGCGACGGTCGGGATTCCCGATCCGGAGCGTCGGCTGGTCCAGTACCCCCACCAGTTCAGCGGCGGGATGCGTCAGCGGATGATGATCGCGATGGCGCTCTCCTGCTCGCCGTCGCTGATCCTGGCCGACGAGCCCACCACCGCGCTTGACGTCACCATCCAGGCCCAGATCCTGGAGCTGATGAAAGACCTCTCCCGCCGCCTCGGCGTTGCGATGGTCATCATCACCCACAACCTGGGGGTGGTGGCGCGGTACGCCGATCGCGTCAACGTCATGTACGCGGGGAAGATGATTGAGCAGGGGAGCGCGCGCGAAGTGTACGCCAACCCGCGCCACCCGTACACGCTGGGGCTCCTCCGCTCCGTGCCCCGCCTGGACGAGCCAAGGCGGGCGAAGCTCAACCCGATCGACGGCCAGCCGCCCGACCTCATGCGCCTGCCGCCCGGGTGCGCCTTCGCTCCCCGCTGCCGTTACGCGATCGCCCGGTGTCGGAGCGAGGTGCCACCGCTCCTCCGCGTCGCCGACGCTCACCTCTCGGCCTGCTGGGTGGCCGAGACGCTGGGCGTTGAGGCCAGGGTGTGA